A single Carnobacterium inhibens subsp. inhibens DSM 13024 DNA region contains:
- a CDS encoding ABC transporter permease: MENAILKAGKKERVNKKWQYIKNNKLLYVLLMPGLLLTLIFKYFPMYGVLLAFKDYNPLKGILASPWVGFDHFISFFNSPNFSVLLENTLKLSFYGLILGFFPPIILALSLNQIMSKKWKKRIQLILYAPNFISVVVIVGIIFILFSANGPINIIFNSITGENIKFLQNPDFFRPLYVFSGVWQAMGWSSILYTSALANVDTDLLDAAGIDGANIFQKIWHVDIPTIKPVMVINFILAAGGIMSVGYEKAYLMQTSLNLPTSEIISTYVYKVGLQQGNYGYSTAVGLFNSLINIILLIGANTVVKKLNDGKGL; encoded by the coding sequence ATGGAAAATGCAATTTTGAAAGCTGGAAAAAAGGAGAGAGTAAATAAAAAATGGCAATATATAAAAAATAATAAACTTCTATATGTGCTGTTAATGCCTGGGTTATTATTAACACTTATTTTTAAATATTTTCCAATGTATGGAGTATTACTTGCTTTTAAAGACTATAATCCGTTAAAAGGTATTTTAGCTAGTCCGTGGGTGGGTTTTGATCATTTTATTTCTTTTTTTAACTCACCAAACTTTAGTGTTTTGCTTGAAAATACATTGAAATTAAGTTTTTATGGTTTAATACTTGGTTTTTTTCCGCCAATTATATTAGCGCTTTCTTTAAACCAGATTATGAGCAAAAAGTGGAAAAAAAGAATTCAATTAATCTTATATGCTCCAAATTTTATTTCAGTTGTAGTTATCGTAGGGATTATATTTATATTGTTTAGCGCCAACGGGCCAATTAATATTATTTTTAATAGTATTACGGGAGAAAATATAAAATTTTTGCAAAATCCGGATTTCTTTAGACCATTGTATGTTTTCTCAGGCGTATGGCAAGCAATGGGATGGTCTTCAATTCTTTATACTTCTGCCTTAGCAAATGTTGATACTGATTTATTGGATGCAGCTGGAATAGATGGAGCAAATATTTTCCAGAAAATTTGGCATGTTGATATTCCAACTATCAAACCAGTAATGGTAATCAATTTTATTCTTGCAGCAGGGGGAATAATGAGTGTGGGATACGAAAAAGCCTACCTTATGCAAACGTCCTTAAATTTACCAACATCAGAGATAATTTCGACCTATGTATATAAAGTTGGTTTGCAACAAGGTAATTATGGATATTCAACAGCTGTTGGACTTTTTAATTCCTTAATAAATATTATTTTATTGATTGGTGCAAATACAGTTGTTAAAAAATTAAATGATGGAAAAGGATTATAG
- a CDS encoding glycoside hydrolase family 32 protein — translation MTMNNYTLLKANSFIEENKDKVVQDYRLNYHFAAPTGWINDPNGFVFYKGEYHLFYQFHPYNSEWGPMHWGHAKSKDMINWEHLPVALAPDTPADAGGCFSGSAIEKDGNLYLMYTGIMHVETENKTQQVQCIAVSKDGINFEKLKQNPIIDTSSLPINAVQEDFRDPKVFERNGIYYSVIVSKTKQETGQVLLYKSLDLINWEFKSILLEGQEEHGVMWECPDLFELNGHDVLILSPIQMPRKGHDFHNTSSSIVMVGRVDWNTGKFVKSTLQEIDHGLDFYAPQTLQDANGNRIMIAWMQMWGRTQPTHVERHGWAGAMTLPRVLEIKNEQLIQKAINEINHYQTVEKEYHDIYLENETKTVDSFSEPSLRIQLQANLENAKTFFIELPKNEDEKAVLLFQVEEGVMELSREYIGSPILGSEDSTLVKRTVSIPLIDNQLQLDIFIDKSSIEVFINGGREVMSMTIFPLKAVHEYAIGVNGKVTIKELQHSSIHVGE, via the coding sequence ATGACAATGAACAATTACACACTTTTGAAGGCAAATTCCTTTATAGAAGAGAATAAAGATAAGGTCGTACAAGATTACCGTCTAAATTATCATTTCGCAGCACCTACAGGATGGATAAATGATCCTAATGGATTTGTTTTTTATAAAGGCGAATATCATTTATTCTATCAATTTCATCCATATAATTCGGAATGGGGTCCCATGCACTGGGGACACGCAAAAAGTAAAGACATGATAAATTGGGAACATCTTCCGGTTGCTCTAGCACCTGATACACCTGCAGATGCAGGTGGGTGCTTTTCAGGAAGTGCCATTGAGAAAGATGGAAATCTTTATCTTATGTATACAGGTATCATGCATGTAGAAACGGAAAATAAGACACAACAAGTACAATGTATAGCCGTATCAAAAGATGGAATAAATTTTGAAAAATTAAAGCAAAATCCTATTATTGATACATCTTCCTTACCGATAAATGCAGTCCAAGAAGATTTCAGAGATCCAAAAGTGTTTGAAAGGAACGGTATTTATTATAGCGTGATTGTATCAAAGACAAAACAAGAAACAGGGCAAGTTTTATTGTACAAATCGCTTGATTTGATCAACTGGGAATTTAAATCAATCCTACTTGAAGGCCAAGAGGAACATGGTGTTATGTGGGAATGCCCTGATTTATTTGAATTAAATGGGCATGATGTTCTAATCCTTTCTCCTATCCAAATGCCTAGAAAGGGTCATGATTTCCACAATACAAGTTCCTCCATAGTGATGGTTGGAAGAGTAGATTGGAACACTGGTAAATTTGTAAAATCAACTTTACAAGAAATAGATCATGGTCTTGATTTTTATGCTCCCCAGACATTACAAGATGCTAACGGAAACCGTATCATGATAGCATGGATGCAGATGTGGGGAAGAACGCAGCCAACACATGTTGAAAGACATGGTTGGGCTGGTGCTATGACACTTCCACGAGTATTAGAAATCAAAAATGAACAGTTAATTCAAAAGGCAATCAACGAAATTAATCATTATCAAACAGTTGAAAAAGAATATCATGATATATATTTAGAGAATGAAACAAAAACAGTCGATTCCTTTTCGGAACCGAGTCTGCGTATTCAATTACAGGCTAATTTAGAGAACGCTAAAACTTTTTTTATTGAATTACCCAAAAATGAAGATGAAAAAGCTGTTTTACTTTTTCAAGTAGAAGAAGGTGTAATGGAGTTAAGTAGAGAATATATAGGATCGCCTATTTTAGGTTCTGAAGATTCTACTTTGGTAAAAAGAACCGTAAGTATTCCACTTATCGATAATCAACTTCAATTGGATATTTTTATTGATAAATCTTCAATAGAAGTATTTATCAACGGCGGACGTGAGGTTATGTCCATGACTATTTTCCCACTAAAAGCAGTCCATGAATATGCTATTGGCGTGAATGGAAAAGTGACGATCAAGGAATTACAGCACTCGTCAATTCATGTTGGTGAGTAG
- a CDS encoding ABC transporter substrate-binding protein has translation MRKKKARNLLLLSGLTIMLLSACGSTDEAFTEDYELSNVTFPLKEEVSLKFLTQSSPLAPADPNDKLVFQRLEEKTGVHIDWTNYQSDFAEKRNLDIASGSLPDGIFNAAASDYDLLSWAKNGIVIPVNDLVDQYMPNLKKIYEENPEYKALATAPDGNMYSFPWIEELGSDKESIHTVNDMAWINVDWLNNLGLEMPQTTDELITVLEAFKTQDPNGNGEADEIPLSFIDNGGNEDMKLLFSAFGIGDNDDHLVVGNDGKVDFTADNPEYKEAIHYFNDMYQKGLIDTEAFEHDWNGYIAKGKEARYGVYFTWDKANVTGDNDTYDLLPVLSGPTGEKHITRTNGMGFSRDRFVITSENKNLELTAKWIDAMYEPSQSVQNNWGTYGAEDSQNIFELDEETNMLKHLPLTGTSPGELRQKTEASGPLAILNDYYGTVTTMPEDARWRLEILKENFVPYVTNDFIYPRVFLTLENADRIAKIDADMLPYLNRKRAEWIINGNIDTEWEDYLKELESFGLSEWLEIKQEGYDTFKE, from the coding sequence ATGCGTAAGAAAAAAGCGAGGAATTTATTACTACTATCAGGATTAACAATCATGTTACTAAGTGCATGTGGTTCAACAGATGAAGCTTTTACGGAAGATTATGAACTATCAAATGTTACTTTCCCATTAAAAGAAGAGGTTTCGTTAAAATTTTTAACACAAAGTTCGCCATTAGCACCAGCAGATCCTAATGACAAGTTGGTATTCCAAAGACTTGAAGAAAAGACGGGCGTTCACATCGATTGGACAAACTACCAATCAGATTTTGCAGAAAAAAGGAATTTAGATATTGCAAGTGGATCCTTACCAGATGGCATTTTTAATGCCGCTGCTAGTGATTATGATCTTTTATCTTGGGCAAAAAATGGAATTGTTATTCCTGTAAATGATTTAGTTGATCAGTATATGCCAAATTTAAAGAAAATTTATGAAGAAAACCCAGAGTATAAAGCTCTTGCAACAGCTCCAGATGGAAATATGTACTCCTTTCCTTGGATTGAAGAATTAGGAAGCGATAAAGAATCGATTCATACTGTAAATGATATGGCATGGATCAATGTGGACTGGTTAAACAATCTAGGATTAGAAATGCCACAAACAACGGATGAACTGATAACTGTTTTAGAAGCTTTTAAAACTCAGGATCCAAATGGTAATGGAGAAGCAGATGAAATTCCATTATCTTTTATTGATAATGGGGGCAACGAGGATATGAAATTACTATTTTCTGCTTTTGGTATCGGGGACAATGATGACCACCTTGTAGTGGGAAATGATGGTAAGGTTGACTTTACAGCAGACAATCCAGAATATAAAGAAGCCATTCATTACTTTAATGATATGTACCAAAAAGGTTTAATTGATACAGAAGCTTTTGAGCATGACTGGAATGGATATATTGCCAAAGGAAAAGAAGCACGTTATGGTGTTTACTTTACTTGGGATAAGGCAAATGTTACAGGAGATAATGATACTTACGATTTATTACCAGTACTATCAGGACCAACCGGAGAAAAACATATAACAAGAACTAATGGGATGGGTTTTAGTCGTGACCGTTTTGTTATCACAAGTGAAAATAAAAATCTTGAGTTAACGGCAAAGTGGATAGATGCTATGTATGAACCGTCTCAATCCGTTCAAAATAACTGGGGAACTTATGGAGCAGAAGATAGCCAGAATATTTTTGAATTAGACGAGGAAACAAACATGTTGAAACATTTACCATTAACTGGAACTTCTCCGGGAGAATTAAGACAAAAAACAGAAGCTTCAGGTCCGTTGGCAATTTTAAACGATTATTATGGAACCGTCACGACCATGCCAGAGGATGCAAGATGGCGATTAGAAATACTAAAAGAAAACTTTGTACCTTATGTTACGAATGATTTTATTTATCCAAGAGTATTTCTAACGCTTGAAAATGCAGATCGTATAGCAAAAATTGACGCAGACATGCTACCATATCTGAATCGAAAACGAGCAGAATGGATTATAAATGGAAATATTGATACAGAATGGGAAGATTATTTGAAAGAATTAGAAAGTTTTGGCTTATCAGAATGGTTAGAAATTAAACAAGAAGGTTACGATACTTTTAAAGAATAA
- a CDS encoding NADPH-dependent F420 reductase: MKIGIIGAGPIGTTIAKKLVNKGHDVKIADTRGLDNMAGKEISGTPVIVEDVIKNSDTLIISLPSHVMPSIRTIIDQVDKDVIVVDTSNYYPFRDSKIEDIENGMVESLWVSKQLGRPVIKAISNQLAYTLENKGTPEGTSGRIAMTVSGDDHLQKQLVMGLVNDLGFDSVDSGSLSESWRQQPGNPAYCTELTKDELIDALKKADKEKAPLLRDKVMENFSPDFTHSDIVNLNREIYNS, encoded by the coding sequence ATGAAAATTGGAATAATCGGTGCAGGACCAATAGGGACAACTATTGCTAAAAAATTGGTGAATAAAGGGCATGATGTCAAAATCGCAGACACCCGTGGATTAGATAATATGGCAGGGAAAGAAATCTCAGGAACACCTGTGATTGTAGAAGATGTCATAAAAAATAGTGATACTCTTATTATTTCTCTCCCTTCTCATGTAATGCCAAGCATTCGCACCATTATCGATCAAGTTGATAAAGACGTAATTGTTGTAGATACGTCAAATTACTATCCATTCAGAGACAGTAAAATTGAAGATATCGAGAATGGAATGGTCGAAAGTCTTTGGGTTTCAAAACAATTAGGTAGACCTGTCATTAAAGCTATCAGCAATCAATTAGCTTACACTTTGGAAAATAAAGGAACCCCAGAAGGTACTAGTGGACGTATCGCAATGACAGTTTCAGGTGATGACCACTTACAAAAACAACTAGTCATGGGCTTAGTAAATGATTTAGGTTTTGATTCAGTAGATAGTGGCTCTTTAAGTGAGTCATGGAGACAACAACCTGGAAACCCTGCTTACTGCACAGAATTAACAAAAGACGAGTTAATAGACGCCTTAAAAAAAGCAGATAAAGAAAAAGCACCCTTGTTAAGAGATAAAGTAATGGAAAACTTTTCACCTGATTTCACTCACTCAGACATCGTAAACTTAAATAGAGAAATCTATAACTCATAA
- a CDS encoding ROK family protein — translation MNYGGIEAGGTKFICAVSDESLEIIAKKSIETTNPKDTLKKVFDFFEPYKLAALGIGSFGPIEINKNSELYGSLTSTPKKGWENFKLLPAIKKEIDVPIQLTTDVNAAAYGEWKHGSAKGLESCIYLTIGTGIGAGAIVNGEILSGFGHPEMGHIGIKKHKKDKFNGNCPYHSDCFEGMASGPAIEKRYGEKGYELADKKEVWQIEADYIAQALINYSLILRPERIILGGGVMKQKQLFPLIKNRFRELMNDYLSVPDLDTYIVPPILEDNAGIVGCLQLALECK, via the coding sequence TTGAATTATGGAGGTATTGAAGCGGGAGGCACAAAATTTATTTGTGCTGTTTCGGACGAAAGTTTAGAAATAATTGCAAAAAAAAGTATAGAAACAACAAATCCCAAAGATACACTAAAGAAAGTTTTTGATTTTTTTGAACCATATAAATTAGCTGCTCTTGGAATTGGTTCTTTTGGCCCGATTGAGATAAATAAAAATTCTGAACTATATGGTAGTCTCACTTCAACGCCAAAAAAAGGCTGGGAAAATTTCAAGCTTTTACCGGCAATAAAAAAAGAAATAGACGTTCCTATTCAGTTGACAACAGATGTAAATGCAGCTGCATACGGTGAATGGAAGCATGGTAGCGCAAAGGGATTAGAAAGTTGTATCTATCTAACGATTGGCACTGGAATTGGTGCTGGAGCAATCGTCAACGGAGAAATCCTTTCAGGATTTGGTCACCCTGAGATGGGACATATTGGGATAAAAAAACATAAAAAAGATAAGTTCAATGGTAATTGTCCGTACCATAGCGATTGCTTTGAAGGTATGGCATCAGGTCCAGCTATTGAAAAGAGATATGGGGAAAAAGGCTACGAATTAGCTGATAAAAAAGAGGTTTGGCAAATTGAAGCTGATTATATAGCGCAAGCTCTGATTAATTACAGTCTAATACTAAGACCAGAGCGTATTATTTTAGGTGGAGGAGTAATGAAACAGAAGCAACTCTTTCCTTTAATTAAAAATCGTTTTAGAGAACTTATGAACGATTATCTCTCTGTGCCAGATTTAGATACCTATATCGTTCCGCCAATTTTAGAAGATAATGCAGGTATCGTGGGATGTCTTCAGTTAGCATTGGAATGCAAATAA
- a CDS encoding winged helix-turn-helix transcriptional regulator, with product MARICKDGFEKEFINEHRDVYGIAYTQNILSGRWKYIILWFLKTKERRYSEIKAFLWDISQGSLTKQLRELEADGLINREVFPEVPPRVEYSLTTKGREFIPVIDVMENFGKKYGEKSQ from the coding sequence ATGGCTAGAATATGTAAGGACGGATTTGAAAAAGAATTTATTAATGAACATAGAGATGTTTATGGCATTGCGTATACACAAAATATCCTTTCTGGACGTTGGAAGTATATTATTCTTTGGTTTTTAAAGACTAAAGAACGACGTTACAGTGAAATCAAAGCTTTTTTATGGGATATATCACAAGGATCCCTTACAAAACAATTGCGAGAATTAGAAGCAGATGGATTAATTAACCGAGAAGTTTTCCCAGAAGTACCTCCACGCGTGGAATATTCATTAACCACAAAAGGACGTGAATTTATTCCAGTGATTGATGTTATGGAAAATTTCGGAAAAAAATATGGTGAGAAATCTCAGTGA
- a CDS encoding carbohydrate ABC transporter permease: protein MLNYTEFDKRMLIVNRIIIGFLVVITLLPLIYVLVASFMDPTTLLNKGISFNPKDWTLTGYERVFADGSILRGFLNSIFYSVTFSVLTVFITMITAYPLSKANLVGKGPIMTFLIITMFFGGGLVPTYLLLKNMNMINTVWALIIPGAVNVFNIILAKTYFQGIPKELSEAAVMDGANEFHILFKIMLPIAKPIIFVLFLYAFVGQWNSYFEAMIYLQDPKLEPLQMVLRKILIQNEPSQNMVGAQTEMAAIKEIAELIKYATIVISSLPLLIMYPFFQKYFDKGTLVGSVKG from the coding sequence ATGTTAAATTATACAGAATTCGATAAACGAATGTTGATTGTTAATCGAATTATCATAGGTTTTTTAGTTGTAATTACTTTATTACCATTAATTTACGTGTTGGTAGCATCATTCATGGATCCAACAACATTGTTAAATAAAGGTATAAGTTTTAATCCAAAAGATTGGACGTTAACGGGTTATGAAAGAGTATTTGCAGATGGCTCTATTTTAAGAGGATTTTTAAATTCAATTTTTTACTCAGTTACCTTTAGTGTTTTGACCGTTTTTATTACCATGATTACAGCATATCCGCTCTCTAAAGCAAACTTAGTTGGAAAAGGACCAATTATGACTTTTTTGATTATTACAATGTTTTTTGGTGGTGGTTTAGTACCAACTTACTTGTTACTAAAAAATATGAATATGATCAATACGGTTTGGGCATTAATTATTCCTGGAGCAGTGAATGTATTTAATATCATTCTGGCAAAAACTTATTTTCAAGGTATTCCAAAAGAATTATCTGAAGCAGCAGTAATGGATGGTGCAAATGAGTTTCACATTCTTTTTAAAATTATGTTACCAATAGCAAAACCCATTATTTTCGTCCTATTTTTATACGCTTTTGTGGGTCAATGGAACTCCTATTTTGAAGCTATGATTTATTTACAAGATCCTAAACTAGAACCTCTACAAATGGTATTACGTAAAATATTAATTCAAAATGAACCTTCGCAAAATATGGTAGGCGCCCAAACAGAAATGGCTGCCATCAAAGAAATAGCCGAACTAATTAAGTATGCAACTATTGTTATTTCAAGTTTACCGTTACTTATTATGTATCCGTTTTTCCAAAAATATTTTGATAAAGGTACATTGGTAGGATCTGTAAAAGGATAA
- a CDS encoding glycoside hydrolase family 32 protein: MEWTKEERYKRIEDVSSTYMTELVKKVNEGPYRQIFHIQPKTGLLNDPNGFSYYNGQYHLFYQWFPLGPVHGVKYWYHMVSNNLVDWEDHGIALEPDTKYDSHGVFSGTGFVKNDQLHLFYTGNTRTENWTRIPYQCHAVMGNDNYIKKSQNPLITGSPEGYTDNFRDPKIIEQNGRYYCIIGAETDSHEGAIAYYVSDDLEKWTYQRAIELKGNITSENQGFMWECPDYFELDHQGVLLFSPQGMTEEGDNYQNIYQSGYLLGNPLDFATGIFHVTENFKELDRGFDFYAPQTMTDPNGRQLLVGWLGLPGVDCATDEFGWAHCLTIPREISIQNGKLHQKPVSELSLLRGKKNTVEMELENEAVIAENFSARTYELQVTFSNLSGSSVGLSFRMGEKEVTNFYYDRIAKKLVFDRSQSGETATAEFGSIRKCDFSEEELDIQLFMDESSVEIFVNDGLEVFTSRLYSQVDHNQIQFYTKGHATVTAIQWEIN; this comes from the coding sequence ATGGAATGGACAAAAGAAGAACGTTATAAAAGAATTGAGGATGTCTCTAGTACTTATATGACAGAATTGGTAAAAAAAGTTAACGAGGGACCTTATCGACAAATTTTTCATATTCAACCTAAAACAGGATTACTAAATGATCCAAACGGATTTAGTTACTATAACGGTCAGTATCACTTATTTTATCAGTGGTTCCCTTTAGGCCCAGTTCATGGTGTGAAGTACTGGTATCATATGGTTTCTAATAATTTGGTTGATTGGGAAGATCATGGTATTGCATTGGAGCCGGATACTAAATATGATAGTCATGGTGTTTTCTCAGGTACAGGATTTGTGAAAAATGATCAGTTGCATTTGTTCTATACAGGCAATACTCGAACGGAAAATTGGACGCGAATTCCTTATCAATGTCATGCAGTGATGGGGAACGACAATTACATTAAGAAATCTCAAAATCCGCTGATTACAGGCTCGCCTGAAGGCTATACGGATAACTTCAGAGATCCCAAAATTATTGAACAAAATGGTCGCTATTACTGCATTATTGGAGCAGAAACAGATAGTCATGAAGGAGCAATTGCTTATTATGTTTCAGATGATTTAGAAAAATGGACGTATCAACGAGCGATAGAATTAAAAGGAAATATTACTTCAGAAAACCAAGGATTTATGTGGGAATGTCCAGACTATTTTGAGTTGGATCATCAAGGAGTTCTCTTATTTTCACCTCAAGGAATGACAGAGGAGGGAGATAACTATCAAAATATTTATCAATCTGGTTATTTATTAGGAAATCCACTTGATTTTGCTACAGGAATTTTTCATGTGACAGAGAACTTTAAAGAATTAGATAGAGGTTTTGATTTTTATGCACCTCAAACAATGACTGATCCAAATGGACGTCAATTGTTAGTTGGGTGGTTAGGTCTTCCAGGTGTGGATTGTGCGACCGATGAATTTGGATGGGCTCATTGTTTGACAATTCCGCGTGAAATTAGTATACAAAATGGAAAACTTCATCAGAAACCCGTATCTGAACTTTCTTTATTACGTGGGAAGAAAAATACCGTAGAAATGGAACTAGAAAACGAAGCAGTCATTGCTGAAAATTTTTCTGCTAGAACTTACGAACTCCAAGTAACCTTTTCAAACTTAAGCGGATCATCTGTAGGTTTAAGTTTCCGTATGGGAGAAAAGGAAGTAACCAATTTTTATTATGATCGAATAGCAAAAAAATTAGTTTTTGATCGAAGTCAATCCGGTGAAACAGCCACTGCTGAATTTGGCAGTATAAGAAAATGCGATTTTTCTGAAGAAGAACTAGATATTCAATTATTCATGGATGAATCTTCCGTAGAAATATTTGTGAATGATGGTTTAGAAGTTTTTACATCTCGTCTTTACTCACAAGTAGATCACAATCAAATACAATTCTATACTAAAGGACATGCCACTGTAACAGCAATTCAATGGGAAATTAATTAA
- a CDS encoding LacI family DNA-binding transcriptional regulator: MATMKDVANLAGVGVGTVSRYVNNPDSLKESTKVKVEYAIKELDYQPNEYARGLKLNKTNSVALIIPSIWHPFFSEFAYYVERTLENYGYKLLLCNSENNYKKELEYIKMVQQNKVDGIIGITYSDIDKYVKSNMPFVSIDRHFKEDVTYVTSDNAQAGKLAATQLIKNGCKSLAYIGGIPVYESEITKRASSFLKEAKEQKINYSSLEIPEPIDRLEEKIEEFILAHPDIDGIFTINDYMGLDVKQCLENLGKKVPDDIQIIGCDGIKLSKDRQVIMSTIKQPVEEMAVQSVQSLLKTINHLPVEKRIVLPVTYIQGDTTKIKD; the protein is encoded by the coding sequence ATGGCTACAATGAAAGATGTTGCAAATTTGGCAGGAGTTGGAGTAGGTACAGTATCTAGGTATGTAAATAATCCGGATTCTTTAAAAGAAAGTACGAAAGTAAAAGTTGAGTATGCAATTAAAGAGCTGGATTATCAGCCTAATGAGTATGCTAGAGGATTAAAATTAAATAAAACAAATTCAGTCGCTTTGATCATACCTTCAATTTGGCATCCCTTTTTCTCAGAGTTTGCTTATTATGTAGAGAGAACATTGGAAAATTATGGATACAAACTGCTTTTGTGTAATTCAGAAAATAACTATAAGAAAGAATTGGAATATATTAAGATGGTTCAGCAAAATAAAGTGGATGGTATTATCGGTATTACGTATAGTGATATTGATAAATATGTTAAGTCTAACATGCCATTTGTAAGTATTGACCGTCATTTTAAAGAAGATGTCACATATGTCACATCAGACAATGCACAAGCTGGAAAATTAGCAGCAACACAGTTAATAAAAAATGGATGCAAATCTTTAGCTTATATTGGGGGCATTCCTGTTTATGAATCTGAGATTACAAAACGTGCTAGTTCTTTTCTAAAAGAAGCAAAAGAACAAAAAATCAACTATTCAAGTTTAGAAATTCCTGAACCAATTGACCGTTTAGAAGAAAAAATCGAAGAATTTATACTAGCTCATCCAGATATTGATGGCATTTTTACAATCAACGATTATATGGGGTTAGATGTAAAACAGTGTTTAGAAAATCTAGGTAAAAAAGTGCCAGATGATATTCAAATTATAGGTTGTGACGGTATTAAATTATCAAAAGATAGACAAGTTATTATGTCTACAATAAAACAACCTGTTGAAGAAATGGCTGTACAGTCAGTGCAATCGCTTTTAAAAACAATCAATCATTTACCTGTAGAAAAAAGAATTGTTCTTCCAGTAACATACATACAAGGAGACACAACAAAAATAAAAGATTGA
- a CDS encoding MarR family winged helix-turn-helix transcriptional regulator, whose protein sequence is MEDSLECQIRELLDRVSFRMRRDYSESLREINLYVGQDKLLHRLWSGDGITQMQLCTHLNCEPPTVTNMVKSLEENGFIYRERDQKDSRVMRIFLTEEGKELKEPINERWTKQQDKLLKSTLPEERLLLRRLLKQMESNLY, encoded by the coding sequence ATGGAAGACAGTCTTGAGTGTCAAATTCGTGAGCTATTAGATAGAGTCTCATTCCGTATGCGTCGCGATTATAGTGAAAGCCTAAGAGAAATTAATTTATATGTTGGTCAAGATAAATTACTTCATCGCTTATGGTCAGGGGATGGAATTACACAAATGCAGCTATGCACCCACTTAAATTGTGAACCACCTACTGTAACGAATATGGTTAAATCACTAGAGGAAAATGGCTTCATCTACCGAGAACGTGACCAAAAGGATTCAAGAGTTATGCGGATTTTCCTAACCGAAGAAGGAAAAGAGCTGAAAGAACCTATTAATGAAAGATGGACGAAGCAACAAGATAAGTTGCTTAAATCAACTTTACCAGAAGAACGTCTGCTATTAAGACGACTTTTGAAGCAAATGGAAAGTAACTTGTATTAG